One Amphiprion ocellaris isolate individual 3 ecotype Okinawa chromosome 5, ASM2253959v1, whole genome shotgun sequence genomic region harbors:
- the LOC111587883 gene encoding arf-GAP with coiled-coil, ANK repeat and PH domain-containing protein 3-like isoform X5, producing MIEAGRAYVSANKLFVNGIKDLSQQCKKEETISECLEKCGESLQEIVNYHMILFDQAQRSIKQQLHTFIKEDVRKFKDTKKQFDRVREDMELAQVKNAQAPRNKVHEAEEATQALILSRKAFRHLALDYVLQINVLQAKKKFEILDAMLSFMRAQYTLFQQGFNILDEIDPYMKKLAAQLDQLVIDSAMEKRELEHKHALIQQRTLMQDFSYDDPKLEFNVDAPNGVVMEGYLFKRASNAFKTWNRRWFSIQNSQLVYQKKLKDSLTVVVEDLRLCSVKPCEDNERRFCFEVVSPTKSCMLQAESEKLRQAWIQAVQASIASAYKDITDNYYIERLDRTASPSTSSIDSASEPRERGERADKGVRGGGESLLQRVQSLPGNELCSDCGQTAPCWASINLGVLLCIECSGIHRSLGVHCSKVRSLTLDSWEPELLKLMCELGNTVINQIYEGSCEELGAKKPGPSSSRQEKEAWIKSKYVEKRFLKKMSGSEALVEGERKSRPWTVKKCQRHNSSVRAPNKARRKYHRYEPGSASPANLSAAAAAKFRRDSLFCPDELDSLFSYFDTGSGPRSPAGLSSDSGLGGSTDGSTDILVFGSVVDSVTEEEEESEESSSGEVEIDQEVSSDPEDPRELHPGALLHRSSRLHNLPLMAEALAHGADVHAASEEEEGKTPLIQAVIGGSLIACEFLLQNGADVNQRDMRGRGPLHHATYLGHTGQVCLFLKRGASQTEVDEQGHDPLSIAVQAANADIVTLLRLARMNEEMREAEAPLGQPGVATGSGRVKPKDVRDRVTSPVLMSFASFLSSRLSSPRS from the exons ATTTTGTTTGACCAGGCTCAGAGGTCGATCAAACAGCAGCTTCACACCTTCATCAAAGA GGACGTTCGCAAGTTCAAGGACACCAAGAAGCAGTTTGACCGAGTGCGTGAGGACATGGAGCTGGCCCAGGTGAAGAACGCACAGGCTCCCAGGAACAAAGTGCATGAGGCAGAGGAGGCGACACAGGCCCTCATCCTGAGCCGCAAAGCCTTCCGACACCTGGCCCTGGATTATGTGCTACAG attaaTGTGCTGCAGGCCAAGAAAAAGTTTGAAATCCTGGATGCA ATGTTGTCCTTCATGCGAGCCCAGTACACTCTGTTCCAACAAGGCTTTAACATCTTGGACGAGATTGACCCCTATATGAAAAAACTGGCAGCACAA CTGGATCAGCTGGTCATTGACTCCGCCATGGAGAAGAGGGAGCTGGAGCACAAACATGCCCTCATCCAGCAGAGA ACTCTGATGCAG gatTTTTCCTATGATGACCCCAAGTTGGAATTCAACGTGGATGCACCCAATGGTGTGGTCATGGAGGGCTACCTCTTCAAGAGGGCCAGCAATGCTTTTAAGACCTGGAACAG GCGATGGTTTTCTATACAGAACAGCCAGCTGGTTTACCAAAAGAAACTCAAG GATTCTTTGACAGTGGTGGTTGAGGATCTGAGATTGTGCTCTGTCAAACCATGTGAAGATAATGAAAGAAGGTTTTGCTTTGAGGTGGTTTCGCCCACTAA GAGCTGCATGCTACAGGCTGAATCCGAGAAGCTGCGACAGGCTTGGATCCAGGCAGTGCAGGCGAGCATCGCTTCTGCTTACAAAGACATCACCGACAACTATTACATTGAG CGTTTGGACCGGACAGCCTCACCCTCTACCAGCAGCATCGACTCTGCCAGTGAGCccagagagaggggggagagggCTGATAAGGGAGTTcggggaggaggagaaagccTCCTGCAGCGGGTACAGAGTCTGCCAGGCAACGAGCTGTGCAGTGATTGTGGCCAGACGGCTCCCTGCTGGGCCTCGATCAACCTGGGAGTGCTGCTTTGCATCGAGTGCTCCGGGATCCACAG GAGTTTGGGCGTCCATTGCTCTAAAGTGCGTTCGCTGACGCTAGACTCATGGGAACCAGAGTTACTCAAG ctGATGTGTGAACTGGGGAACACAGTAATCAACCAGATTTATGAGGGAAGCTGTGAGGAGCTGGGAGCGAAAAAACCTGGACCCTCCAGTTCAAG ACAGGAGAAAGAGGCTTGGATCAAGTCTAAATATGTGGAGAAACGCTTCCTGAAGAAGATGAGTGGCAGTGAGGCATTGGTGGAGGGTGAAAGGAAGTCCCGCCCCTGGACAGTGAAGAAGTGCCAGCGACACAACAGCTCTGTCAGGGCCCCCAACAAGGCCCGCAGGAAATACCACCGCTATGAACCTGGCAGCGCCTCACCTGCAAACCTCTCAGCAG cagcagcagcaaagttTCGTCGGGACTCGCTGTTCTGTCCAGATGAGCTGGACTCACTGTTTTCCTATTTCGACACTGGCTCTGGTCCTCGCAG CCCTGCAGGTCTTAGCAGCGACAGTGGGCTGGGAGGAAGCACCGACGGCAGCACAGACATCCTGGTTTTTGGCTCAGTGGTGGACAGTGTAACAGAGGAAG AGGAGGAGTCAGAGGAGTCCTCTAGTGGTGAGGTGGAGATTGATCAGGAAGTGTCCTCGGACCCTGAGGACCCGAGGGAGCTGCACCCCGGGGCGCTTCTTCACCGATCCTCCCGTCTCCACAACCTGCCACTCATGGCGGAGGCACTGGCCCACGGTGCTGACGTACACGCTGcaagtgaggaggaggaggggaaaacGCCGCTCATTCAGGCTGTGATCGGG GGCTCCTTGATAGCTTGTGAGTTCTTGCTGCAGAATGGAGCCGATGTGAACCAGCGAGACATGAGAGGCAGAGGCCCTCTGCATCATGCTACATACCTGGGACATACTGG TCAGGTGTGTCTGTTCCTTAAGAGAGGAGCATCGCAGACGGAGGTGGATGAACAGGGTCATGATCCTCTTAGCATCGCTGTCCAGGCTGCCAACGCAGACATCGTCACCCT GTTGCGTCTAGCACGGATGAACGAGGAGATGCGAGAGGCGGAAGCTCCATTGGGTCAACCAG GGGTTGCCACGGGCAGCGGGAGAGTTAAACCCAAGGATGTTCGGGATAGA GTAACATCTCCTGTGTTGATGTCTTTCGCGAGTTTTCTGTCCTCGCGTCTCTCCAGCCCGAGAAGTTGA
- the ube2j2 gene encoding ubiquitin-conjugating enzyme E2 J2, with product MNNNGNKRAPTTATQRLKQDYLRIKKDPVPYICAEPLPSNILEWHYVVRGPEKTPYEGGYYHGKLIFPREFPFKPPSIYMITPNGRFKCNTRLCLSITDFHPDTWNPAWSVSTILTGLLSFMVEKGPTLGSIETSDYTKRQLSAQSLAFNLKDKVFCELFPDVVDEMKQKQKAQEELSARTQPLPLPDVVPDGDPQHAHYGLPALNGGPVPLGRANPAPGLQQANRNHGLLGGALANLFVIVGFAAFAYTVKYVLRSIAQE from the exons ATGAACAACAACGGGAATAAGAGAGCTCCGACTACAGCCACTCAGCGACTTAAGCAGGATTACCTCAGGATAAAGAAAGACCCTGTGCCTTACATCTGTGCAGAACCTCTCCCCTCCAACATCCTAGAATG gCACTATGTAGTCAGAGGTCCTGAGAAAACTCCATATGAAG GAGGATATTATCATGGAAAACTTATATTTCCTCGGGAGTTTCCTTTTAAACCGCCAAGTATCTATATGATAACACCAAATGGGAGATTTAAGTGCAACACAAG GTTATGTTTGTCCATCACAGATTTTCATCCGGATACATGGAACCCTGCGTGGTCCGTCTCTACCATCCTCACAGGTTTGCTCAGCTTCATGGTGGAAAAAGGACCCACCCTAGGCAGCATCGAGACCTCTGACTACACG aAAAGACAGCTGTCAGCCCAAAGCCTGGCCTTCAACCTCAAAGACAAAGTGTTCTGTGAGCTGTTTCCTGATGTAGTCGAT GAGATGAAGCAGAAGCAAAAGGCACAGGAGGAATTAAGCGCTCGCACTCAGCCCCTCCCCTTACCTGATGTGGTGCCTGACGGTGACCCTCAACACGCCCACTATGGCCTCCCAGCCCTCAACGGAGGTCCTGTCCCCCTGGGGCGAGCCAACCCCGCCCCGGGCCTGCAGCAGGCCAACCGTAACCATGGACTTCTAGGAGGGGCTCTAGCCAATTTGTTTGTGATTGTAGGCTTTGCGGCGTTTGCCTACACGGTCAAGTACGTGCTGAGGAGCATAGCCCAGGAGTGA